The Candidatus Amarolinea dominans genome contains a region encoding:
- a CDS encoding aminopeptidase codes for MIDPLAALRPGAHSAVFTCMGVTAQDRVFILTDRARASIAEALAEAARSAGAVVRIVQLEDYAPRPIVAVPVALHQDLVTFAPSVTFYAATGQKGEITFRIGLRVFLVHDLHVRHAHMIGITEQLMTQGMTADYHQIARLTEQVYELARQAHEIHVTSPAGTDLTARFDPALRWVPCTGIYHRAGQWGNLPEGETFTCPATAEGVVAASVLGDYFSEKYGVLPTPIFFHISAGEISRVTGANQALVDEVTAYLSSAENGRRMGEFAIGTNIGLNGLTGNLLQDEKLPGIHVAFGDSYPHETGATWSASIHVDVIPTSCTIELDGRTIMVDGKFTL; via the coding sequence GTGATTGATCCACTGGCAGCATTGCGCCCGGGCGCGCACAGCGCGGTGTTCACCTGCATGGGCGTCACCGCCCAGGACCGCGTGTTCATTCTCACCGATCGCGCCCGCGCCTCCATCGCTGAAGCGCTGGCCGAAGCAGCGCGTTCGGCCGGTGCGGTTGTGCGCATCGTGCAGTTGGAAGACTACGCCCCGCGGCCCATTGTGGCCGTGCCGGTGGCCCTGCATCAAGATCTGGTGACCTTTGCGCCCAGCGTGACCTTCTATGCAGCCACCGGCCAGAAGGGCGAGATCACCTTCCGCATCGGCCTGCGCGTCTTCCTGGTACACGACCTGCACGTGCGCCATGCCCATATGATCGGCATCACCGAGCAGCTCATGACCCAGGGTATGACCGCGGACTACCATCAGATTGCCCGCCTGACCGAGCAGGTCTACGAACTGGCACGCCAGGCCCATGAGATTCACGTCACCTCGCCGGCCGGCACCGACCTGACCGCGCGTTTCGATCCGGCGCTGCGTTGGGTGCCCTGCACGGGAATCTATCATCGGGCGGGACAATGGGGCAATCTACCCGAAGGGGAAACCTTCACCTGCCCGGCGACAGCCGAGGGCGTGGTGGCGGCCAGCGTTTTGGGCGATTACTTCAGCGAGAAATACGGCGTGCTGCCGACGCCGATCTTCTTTCACATCAGCGCCGGCGAGATCAGCCGCGTGACAGGCGCCAACCAGGCGCTGGTGGATGAAGTCACCGCCTATCTCTCTTCGGCCGAAAACGGACGGCGCATGGGCGAATTTGCCATCGGCACCAACATCGGCCTCAACGGGTTGACCGGCAATCTGCTGCAGGACGAAAAGCTGCCGGGCATTCACGTCGCATTTGGTGATTCGTATCCGCATGAAACCGGCGCGACCTGGTCGGCCAGCATTCATGTGGATGTCATCCCCACGTCGTGTACCATCGAACTGGATGGGCGCACGATCATGGTAGATGGGAAGTTTACACTGTAA
- a CDS encoding LysM peptidoglycan-binding domain-containing protein, with amino-acid sequence MGVFQSQKTVPVQMTDLAPVAQAVASHFQAKGFEVKSQRTDKGWHVSVSKADTFKVVMGTKTALNVELEPKGDGTEISAGIGVFGQQSGGLGSIMAGPLMITQLWGMVQQSKLDDEALAVAEKALQDAKSAGATSEKAAADRATAARAAAEMQAEMEARRHEEEATAEAEAKAQAAAAAKAAAAAKAHMEAQIAARVQQEAEAATRAQAAAAAKAHMEAEIAARVQQEHAEAEARVQAAAETAAKAEAEAKAKAEAEMQAKAEAAAQARDALGRGSQPVGTRGVLGGSERTHVVVAGDSLYKIAAHFYGNGNRWPEIFEANKDIIKNPRIIRPGQKLRIP; translated from the coding sequence ATGGGAGTTTTTCAATCGCAGAAGACAGTTCCCGTCCAGATGACGGACCTGGCGCCGGTGGCCCAAGCGGTCGCCAGCCATTTTCAAGCCAAGGGCTTCGAGGTGAAGAGCCAGCGCACGGACAAGGGTTGGCATGTCAGCGTCAGCAAGGCCGACACGTTCAAGGTGGTCATGGGCACCAAGACAGCCCTGAACGTGGAGCTGGAGCCAAAGGGCGATGGCACCGAGATCAGCGCGGGGATTGGCGTCTTCGGCCAGCAGAGCGGCGGACTCGGTTCGATCATGGCGGGGCCACTGATGATTACCCAACTGTGGGGCATGGTGCAGCAGTCCAAGTTGGACGACGAGGCGCTGGCCGTGGCGGAAAAGGCGCTGCAGGATGCCAAGTCCGCGGGGGCCACATCGGAAAAGGCAGCCGCGGATCGCGCAACGGCCGCACGCGCGGCGGCTGAGATGCAAGCTGAGATGGAAGCACGCCGGCACGAAGAAGAGGCGACTGCGGAAGCGGAGGCCAAGGCTCAGGCGGCGGCCGCGGCCAAGGCGGCCGCGGCTGCGAAGGCCCACATGGAGGCCCAGATCGCAGCCCGCGTGCAGCAGGAAGCCGAGGCCGCCACCCGCGCACAGGCTGCGGCGGCGGCGAAGGCCCACATGGAGGCCGAAATCGCCGCCCGCGTGCAGCAGGAACATGCCGAGGCCGAAGCCCGTGTGCAGGCTGCGGCAGAGACAGCAGCAAAAGCGGAAGCAGAGGCCAAGGCGAAGGCTGAAGCAGAGATGCAGGCCAAGGCCGAGGCGGCTGCCCAGGCCCGCGACGCGTTGGGGCGTGGGTCCCAACCGGTGGGCACACGCGGTGTCCTCGGCGGCAGCGAGCGGACGCACGTCGTGGTCGCTGGCGACAGCCTGTACAAGATCGCGGCGCACTTCTATGGCAACGGCAACCGCTGGCCTGAGATTTTCGAGGCCAACAAGGATATCATCAAGAACCCGCGCATCATTCGCCCCGGCCAGAAGCTGCGCATTCCCTGA